From the Cryptomeria japonica chromosome 2, Sugi_1.0, whole genome shotgun sequence genome, one window contains:
- the LOC131873737 gene encoding ATPase family AAA domain-containing protein At1g05910-like — MYHDKHKHEHSPKLKKRCLVSASRLAEMLQPTPNLRNAAYLSVHKTAGPSNQTESMNVQSHMSTPPCSTRNRTNSVNLEDYETDNIDTEDADLMRRTYRPATIKVENNPSLDEQSSPMQEKRTRDTISLPRREGLRPRKSTIRHSSQDSEDQECTEEEDDRNKGEAGDEGEEDEVDEVEEEGEEGKEQEGRRRYALRNRTEARRFSLEKEENQRLQSPPRKVLHKGMGIKNARDARRGGSRAEKHRCAQRVDDSDDSLLVDEMDQGPVGSSSWMHVGNTNFGQQWVCGGLDMHNATAWGLKVAASGWGHQGDTFGYGGVGAQPAEPSSKGGADIQPLQVDETVSFDDIGGLSDHIDALKEMVFFPLLYPDFFANYHISPPRGVLLCGPPGTGKTLIARALACAASKAGQKVNFYMRKGADVLSKWVGEAERQLKLLFLEAQRNQPSIIFFDEIDGLAPVRSSKQEQIHNSIVSTLLALMDGLDSRGQVVLIGATNRIDAIDGALRRPGRFDREFVFSLPDCKARAEILKIHTRKWKNPLSEELRMELAAACMGYCGADLKALCTEAAINAFREKYPQIYTSDDKFVIDLDSVKVEKHDFLEAMSTITPAAHRGATVQSRPLSPVIAPCLQGQLKIISDYISDIFYVVAKGDKKDSLNDSSRHLAKLLGFPYGSSIPFVYRPRLLLCGKEGAGLDHIGPAVLHELERFPVHCLGLPSLLSDPSARTPEEALVHIVGEARRTTPSILYLPQLQLWWETAHDQLRAVLLSILEELPSDLPLLLLATSSVPSDELDGEAASLFGRHYIYQVEKPSSDDRCRFISQLVDAVLTIPDQQVVVTPKKNVSNPELPKVPKAARGPSETELRAKVEAEEHAIRRLRMCLRDVCSRLLYEKRFSVFHYPVMDEDAPDYYAIVQNPMDITTLLQRVDNRRYLTCSAFLQDVELIPANAKAYNGDDYNGARIVSRAYALRDAILGMLSQMDPALVAFCDKIAAQGGPTRLSEDSTTNFPSNPVAQPVHITRASECLRNVQPDMNVSQSYEVLKRSKQNSDPDQGKVVAGDSDPFAEDRSQPMEIDTPGQNTLKTKCLHGSVTNEAFKGVQQCEANNQEEIMNQPEHKSSSKVPISNHLAVQIESIEDNFVKCTEGYGISELERLYALICRRVISLADANKPTIIKFLKDFSSDESNFHR, encoded by the exons ATGTATCATGACAAGCATAAGCACGAGCATAGTCCCAAGCTCAAGAAAAGGTGCCTTGTATCGGCGTCCCGCCTCGCCGAAATGCTGCAGCCCACACCTAATCTACGCAATGCAGCTTATTTAAGT gtGCATAAAACTGCTGGTCCTTCGAATCAGACAGAGAGCATGAACGTGCAG TCACATATGTCCACTCCACCTTGTTCTACAAGAAACAGGACAAATTCTGTCAATTTAGAGGATTATGAAACAGATAACATAGACACAGAGGATGCAGATCTGATG agacgaacatatcggCCAGCTACTATTAAAGTTGAGAATAACCCTAGCCTGGATGAGCAGTCCAGTCCAATGCAAGAGAAGAGGACAAGAGATACTATATCTTTGCCACGGCGAGAAGGACTTCGGCCTCGAAAGTCAACCATCCGACATTCTTCTCAAGATTCTGAAGACCAGGAATGCACAGAGGAGGAAGATGATAGAAATAAAGGGGAGGCTGGGGATGAAGGAgaggaagatgaagttgatgaagtTGAGGAAGAGGGTGAGGAGGGTAAAGAACAAGAAGGAAGGAGACGGTATGCTCTCCGAAATCGCACTGAGGCGAGGAGGTTTTCtcttgaaaaagaagaaaaccaaCGACTGCAGTCTCCACCACGAAAAGTACTGCATAAAGGAATGGGAATAAAAAATGCACGTGATGCGAGACGAGGTGGCTCAAGGGCGGAAAAACATCGTTGTGCACAAAGAGTTGATGATTCAGATGATTCTCTTCTTGTGGATGAGATGGATCAGGGTCCTGTTGGTTCGTCATCATGGATGCATGTGGGAAATACAAACTTTGGTCAGCAATGGGTTTGTGGCGGACTTGACATGCATAACGCAACTGCATGGGGTTTGAAAGTTGCAGCATCTGGATGGGGACACCAAGGTGATACGTTTGGTTATGGAGGTGTAGGTGCACAACCTGCTGAGCCTAGTTCAAAAGGTGGAGCTGACATTCAACCCTTGCAGGTTGATGAAACAGTGAGTTTTGATGATATTGGAGGGCTTTCTGACCACATTGATGCATTGAAAGAAATGGTTTTTTTCCCTCTTCTCTATCCTGATTTCTTTGCAAATTATCACATCTCTCCTCCAAGGGGAGTCTTATTGTGTGGTCCTCCGGGAACTGGAAAAACGTTGATTGCAAGGGCTTTAGCATGTGCAGCTTCCAAGGCAGGACAGAAAGTAAACTTTTACATGCGAAAGGGAGCTGATGTGCTCAGCAAGTGGGTTGGGGAAGCTGAGCGGCAGCTGAAATTACTCTTTTTGGAAGCACAAAGGAACCAACCATCCAtaatattttttgatgaaatagaTGGTCTTGCCCCAGTGAGGTCTAGTAAACAAGAACAAATTCACAATTCTATTGTATCTACGCTTCTTGCTCTAATGGATGGTCTAGACTCTAGAGGTCAAGTAGTGCTTATTGGAGCGACAAACAGGATTGATGCTATTGATGGAGCTCTTCGTCGGCCTGGTCGGTTTGATCGTGAATTTGTATTTTCCTTACCTGATTGTAAAGCACGAGCTGAGATATTAAAGATCCACACAAGAAAGTGGAAGAATCCTTTATCAGAGGAATTAAGAATGGAATTAGCAGCAGCTTGTATGGGGTATTGTGGTGCTGATTTAAAAGCTTTGTGCACAGAAGCTGCAATTAATGCTTTCCGTGAGAAATATCCTCAAATATACACTAGTGATGATAAGTTTGTCATAGATTTGGATTCTGTGAAAGTAGAGAAGCATGATTTCTTGGAAGCTATGTCTACTATTACTCCTGCTGCCCATAGAGGTGCAACAGTACAGTCAAGGCCATTGTCCCCAGTAATAGCTCCATGCTTACAAGGACAACTAAAAATAATCAGTGATTATATTTCTGACATCTTCTACGTAGTGGCCAAGGGTGATAAAAAAGATTCGCTGAATGACAGTTCTCGCCATCTTGCCAAGTTACTTGGATTTCCCTATGGTTCTTCCATTCCATTTGTTTACAGACCAAGACTTCTACTTTGTGGGAAGGAGGGTGCTGGCTTG GATCACATTGGCCCTGCAGTTTTACACGAATTAGAGAGGTTCCCTGTGCATTGTCTTGGGCTTCCATCACTTTTGTCCGACCCAAGTGCACGGACCCCTGAGGAAGCACTAGTACACATTGTGGGAGAAGCAAGGAGGACTACTCCTTCTATCTTGTATCTGCCTCAACTTCAACTTTGGTGGGAGACG GCCCATGATCAGCTAAGAGCTGTTCTACTATCTATACTGGAAGAATTGCCATCAGACCTTCCTTTATTACTTCTTGCAACCTCCTCTGTACCCTCTGATGAATTGGATGGAGAAGCTGCATCCTTGTTTGGTCGTCACTATAT TTACCAAGTAGAAAAACCAAGTTCAgatgacaggtgtagattcatctcgcAACTGGTTGATGCTGTTCTTACTATCCCTGATCAACAAGTAGTAGTTACTCCTAAAAAGAATGTTTCTAATCCTGAACTTCCAAAGGTACCAAAAGCAGCAAGAGGACCAAGTGAAACTGAGCTACGTGCCAAGGTAGAAGCAGAGGAGCATGCTATTCGACGACTCCGAATGTGTCTTCGGGATGTCTGCAGCAG ACTTCTGTATGAAAAACGGTTCAGTGTCTTCCATTACCCTGTCATGGATGAAGACGCTCCTGACTATTATGCAATAGTTCAAAATCCAATGGATATCACTACTTTACTGCAGCGAGTAGATAATCGACGTTACTTGACATGCTCAGCATTCCTGCAAGATGTGGAACTAATTCCAGCCAATGCAAAA GCATATAATGGTGATGACTACAATGGAGCTCGAATTGTCAGCAGAGCATATGCACTAAGGGATGCG ATTCTTGGCATGCTTTCCCAAATGGATCCTGCACTAGTTGCCTTTTGTGATAAAATTGCTGCTCAGGGTGGGCCAACTCGTTTGTCAGAGGATTCAACTACAAATTTTCCTTCGAATCCTGTTGCTCAACCAGTTCATATTACAAGAGCAAGTGAATGCTTACGCAACGTTCAGCCTGATATGAATGTATCTCAAAGTTACGAGGTCTTGAAGCGCTCAAAGCAGAATAGTGATCCTGATCAAG gtaaagttGTGGCTGGGGACTCTGATCCATTTGCTGAGGACAGATCACAACCCATGGAGATTGATACTCCTGGGCAGAATACTCTAAAAACAAAATGCCTTCATGGTAGTGTGACAAATGAGGCATTTAAAGGTGTGCAGCAATGTGAGGCAAATAATCAAGAAGAAATAATGAATCAACCGGAACACAAATCCTCTTCCAAAGTGCCAATAAGCAATCACTTGGCAGTACAGATTGAATCAATAGAAGATAATTTTGTGAAATGTACCGAAGGTTATGGAATCTCAGAACTTGAAAGACTTTATGCTCTAATTTGTCGAAGGGTGATATCCTTAGCAGATGCAAACAAACCTACAATTATTAAATTCTTGAAGGACTTCTCATCTGATGAAAGCAATTTTCATAGATAG